The sequence below is a genomic window from Wyeomyia smithii strain HCP4-BCI-WySm-NY-G18 chromosome 1, ASM2978416v1, whole genome shotgun sequence.
TGAGGATGTGTCGTTTTCCTTATCACTATCGCTTTTCTCTTCGTCGTGGGTGCCATTTGTTCCTCCGTTGGTGCTGATTTTTGGCTCGGCTTCGCCATTTTCCGGTACTCGTTGCTCTTCTTTACCACTGGTTGGCTCAGCTGAGGTTCCATTCTGATGCGTTCCGTTTTCGGTAGTTTTTTCTGTGACCGTGGTTGACACAGTTGCTTCCAAGTCAACATTTTTCTTTTCCTCGGTAGCTGCTGGTTTTGATTCTTCGGTTTTTACGGAATCTGTTTCCATCTTTTCTGTAGTAGTTGGCGTAACTGTTTTCTTCTCTACTTCTGGTTTACTATCTGCAGCTGCGACCGAAGGTGATGCATCAGTTTCCATTGACTCTTCTTTGGCCTCAACCGCAACCTCTTCAACCGGACCGGTCGTAGTAACTTCAACTCTTTTGTCTTCTGGTACGGCCTCGACTGTACTGGATATATCGGCCTTTTGTTCCCTTTCCTTTTGTTTCTCCTCTATTGGATGTGCTTCTTCGACCGGCATTTCAGTAGTTGTTTCCTTTACCGTTTCAGTAGCCTTCTCTTTTTCGGGGACTGCCTCTTTTTCCttaggtttttcagttgatttaaCCATTTCTGTTTCAGCAGGTTTCACTTCCAGCTTCTCGGGAGCAGTCTCAGAAACTGTGTTAGTTACATTCGCAACGACGGTATCTGTCGTTTTCTTTTCCTCAGTGGAATCAGTTTTTATTTCAGTCAGGTTGTCTACAGCGACTGTACCCTCTTTCTTGGCTTCTGGTGTAGCTGACACATCGGTTTCAGAAGCTGTTGCGTCTGTTTTTGCCTCTTTCATAGTTATGTCCTCTTTCGCAGTTTCCTCTTTCTTGGCAGATATTGCCTCGACCGGATCAGCCGGTTTTCCAGACGCAATTTCGGTGGATTTTTCAGCGATTTTTGGTTCAGCTTCTTTTGTTGTTTCAGCCTTGGGTGTAGTAGATTCGGTTTGTGCTACTGTTTCCTCTTGTTTTGAGGTTTCGGTTGAGTTTATGGTTGAATCGACtgctgaaaaacaaaaaatatttatgaaCAAAAGTCGTTTTACTAATAGGGGCGTTTTTCTTCCTAAACTGATAAATACTGTTCCATTgaaattctgaaaatttctctcgAACGTATTACgatttttaaaatgtttctaCTCAATAGATTTGGTTCTAATTTTACGTTCATTcactcatgaaaaaaaaactaatcttcAACTTGGTAATGATTTGTATCTTGCAATCCTAGATCTTTTAAGTAGATTTTGAATCATCGTTTACTTTAAGCGTATACAAATAAACATTCAGGGAACCATTATCCTCACCTTCTTTAATATCTTTCGAATTAGTTGCGTCTTTGTCAGTCTTTGCCTCGTCAATTTCCATTTTCTCCGAGTCCTCCTTCGATTTTTTAGGAGGTGGAGCGGTTTCGGTACACTTCTTATCTTCGACTTTGTCCTCCTCTGGTTTATTCTCAACTTCCTTTTCCTGCTTAGTTTCGCTTATAGCGATTTCTTCTTGCTTGGCAACTTGCTTCTTTTGCTCACTATCAGGTTTTCTGtttaactcgtttttctcacCGGCGGATATTTCTGTTTCTACCGCACTAGTGTCAGTCTTTTCAGTTACATCGGTTTCAGTTGGTTTGGTTTCCTTGGCACTGGCATCGGTCATCTCAACATCAACGTCCATCTTTTCGGCGACTGGTTGTTCGTCCTTCGTGTGGTTAGCACCGTTTTCTACAACGACTGCAGGGTTCTTCGGTAGTTCGTTTTCGGCCTCATCAGCGGTATTTCCGTTCACTTTGACGACTTTAGATGGTGGCTGCTAGAAGCGGTAAATTgcatgaaataaaaaatatctatcAATATTGGTTTGGTTACAATACTCATCATAAATTCAGTAATTGGGAAACAGTAGTGGTTACATTCATCAATGGTTCGTGTCCCTACTAGCAAAGCTTCCGTTTTCTGCAATAGGTGGCCCTCTAGTTATTATTTTAGCCAGGATACAAACCAGATAGGCgaatataaaaaacaaaaagaaacgaaCAGAAAAGTACTTCTAACATGCAGGCATGATATAAAAGAGGGACACAACTATCGTGGCGCTGCCTTATGAAAGTTATACGTGTTGAGCAGGAGTAAGCTGGCAGCAACCAACAGTGCTGTCGTGGATCGAATCATGCATCGTTTCGAAGCGTTCCATTCGAGAAATAAGATATTACAGTGTGTTTGGTAATCGAGGTTTGTCGTACGATGATCAGTGGTTTAAACATATACTTTAAACGAAAGGATTGATTTGAAATTATCTAGATCGTTCGAAATGTGATAAGATACCTTAAAGAAAAGTAACCAAATTTCATATACTGTCAACCATTCGATCACCAACATTGTTATAGAGAGATCTTTTAAATCATCAAATCGGCTACGAGGTCTATGTTGAAACCTTACAGTATAAATAACAATTGTTAATAGTCTAACAATAGTTGAACCGAAAACTCTTTTTTTAATTATAGACCCCATCATCATTTCGAATATTTCACAAGACTTTTCTAGTGTATTCACtgcattattttttaaaatcaccTTAGTATCGTCAATTGATGTGAGTATAGCTTTTTTCAACTTGTTCAACTGATTTTACTATGCGTTGCAATCTCCCAACCGCTAGCGATGTCAGTCACAGAAAGCATCACAAAGTAAAATCTTGTAACAAGGGTaaagtatttttgtatttgaatgaacaaaaaaaaatccctttCCCGAAAAAAAGACaagtaaataaaaatatgtacgAAATTACTGTAATTGTTGAAACAATGATAATAACCTGATTAGTTCTTTGAAACTACACAGTAGACTTTAAGCAAGTATATCATGATTGCTCTCCCAATTAGGCAAGCGAGAAATGTTTGAATAAGAACCAAAAAGTATGTCGTTTGACAAAGCCTTTCAACTAGCGCAACCGATATTAACACGAACGGACTCCATCTCTCGCACACCACGACGACCAGAAACGAAACTAAAAACGCTGCTTATTTAGCCACGATAGGATAGAAAACACACCatgatttcatcgaaaaagGGTAAGGGTTGGACAACCGAAATTTTGAATAAACACGACCGATTGGTTTTTCTGTTTGCAAAATCTTTCGATGAAATGAATCGGGATGCTTTACCCTGTCGCGCGCGGTTTGGCAAATGCTACGACTTTATTTCAACGCTTTCATCATCATCTTTACACGTCAGAGGAAAACATCTCGAAACAACCCATCGAAATTTATCGtttattttctcttttctcttagttttgttttgcctgtagttttttttttattccaggaGCGAACAAATAGTCTCAAAGGCTTCCAAACACTCACTTCTTGGCCTTTTCGATATCCAGTGCAGATATTACAAGAAATAGAATCTAGTAACATCAACCTTCAACTTCTAGAATACTTAAGTACAATTTCATTCCTGCATTGAATTGGTATTCAGTTTTATTGTTTTCCAGTGACAATACTTTTATTTGATTCTTTTCGATTCTCACACGACTAATTGTAACATTAAATGTAGTTGTACTAGGGTAGGAATCGTTTTTCCCTTTCGTGTTTCGCTAAACATTAATTTTGATCTCTACTAGGAATAAttcactttcatttgattctgaTACTGGACACAGGAATCTGTTTCTTAAAATGATAGTTGTAAAAAAGAGTTTGTAGCAAGATTCGTATCACaaaaaagcgagaaaaaaacCTAAGCATATATGTCTAAATAAATCAGGTGGATTTGGTATTGACACTCAAAAACGAATATCAAGTTCTTTTCTGTTCTTCAGTCCAGTTCAACGTCAAATGTAGGTCGGTGTCTTATCAATTAGAGAGATGAAATACGCTGCATGAGTTTCTTATTGATAAAAAATCCACTTTTACCGTAGCAATATTTTAACTATGTCAGAACTTTGTTTCGTGGTTACCATTACCATCTAGTGGGTTGTCAGATTGTTACTAGCACATACATATCGAGAatttgtgtgtttgtgtatgaaTACGATTTCGTAAGTGTAAATGTGTAATAGCAAAAAATGGAAAGTAAAAGTAATGATTTAATGCTTATTGGGATATACCTGAGCTTCGTCGTCTTGGGCAGTTTCATCAATTTTGCGCTTGCCAGCGCCGTTGGTCGATTCCTCCTCGACTGCTTCGATTGGGATGTCGGTGAACGACGAGATTACGGTGAATTCCTTGCGGTCATCCTCGGACAGCTCGGCATTGCCGGGTCTGTCCAGGAGCACCACATTTAGACCGGCTTCCTTGGCAGCTTTAGCTTCTGTTAGATTGTAAAAAAGGAAtgagaaaagagagagaaaaaaagcgcATATATGTtgagattatttttaacaatgaATTGAAACGAATAGCTGACGATTATTATACATATGCGGCGCTGCAGTACCAAAGGCGGACATAATCGAGGCGTTTTGAGTATTAAATAGAAAGCGACACTCACCGGCAATGATGTCAGTTAAGAAAAGAGCCTCTTCGGCACTGACTTCGATGTTCTTAAGAATGGCTGCGTAACTGTCCTTCTCCTGCTTAGCGCCAATTTTGGTGTCGTAATGACCAGCTAAATACTTTACCAGATCGCCCTGTTCGCTGTGTTCAAACAGCAACTTTTGAGCGTCGACGCTTCCGCTTGAATAGATATAGATTTTTCGTCCCGCTTGTGTCCACTGTTCAAATGCTTTCGAGACGTCTTCGTATACGCTGTAGAATAATGACGGAGCGAGTGGGAGATTGTTTGTTGTTAATCGCGGAATGGTCAATAAGAATCAACGAAGCATAATACCGTTGGAGGTACATACTCAAATTGCTCTGATCTGTTTATATTCAtccaaataataataaaacgttATACTTACTGTCCCTTAATAGAACCATCTTTGTAGCCTTTGGCCCAAACTAGACCTTGCAAAGTTTTTAACGAGCCGGTCTTGCGATCGAGAGACATTTGCCATTCGACATTCTTGACGATATCGGGAATGACATCCTCCGAGTCCTGCGTTAagaaaaacaacataaaaaaaactttagaataATGTGTGAAAATAAGTAAAATGTACGTCCTTCCCATATGCGAACTAGTGAAACCCGAACATCGAAAAGCTGTGTGTGGTTGTATTGTTTGAAAATATAAAGTGTTAATATCGGATACAACAGTATAGAGTTCAGGGATCTTGAAACTATCGAGTAACTAGTTAAAGAAGAGGTGAAATTTACATAATTGGTAGGTATAAACACTGAACATTAAAATTTTGTGTGCGAACGAACAACACGAATCTGTCTTGTAACATTTGCCGTTTCACAGCAGAGTACATCGTGGTGCTTTTATGGAGTGATCGTGGTAGATACCAAGCTCGAGCTTTGAGCGGTCGTTCAAGCACTTTtcatagttgctcctccgtgatggatctcagcaagtaaaattgcacaaagaaccacagATAAATGACTATTTGGGATTAAGTTATTATCTCccatgtacaacaattcagtagctttcgCTATGTGAAGACCGCCTCAAGGTTAtggagtccgctttgacaagcaaaCGGTTATGAGTTCGAGTAGAATTAGACCGCTCGGTGTCAGAGGGACTTTACGCattggtttattctcaggctccatCCCATCCCCCTACTTTGGCCCTTCCCTCACGCTAAAATCCAGAAAAAAGTCCAGGCAGTTATAATTGCCGATACTTTGCAGAGTAACCATACGAGGCTCGGGGTAAATAGCCAGCAGTAAGCAGTAGGATTTAAAATAGGCGTGTTAAGGGAAAGACAGAAGTATAAAAATCCGTCACTGACCACGGTGATAAAAAGTACCTTTCTTTCCCGTTATAGTCGTCAGAGATGCAGAGTTAAATTCGGTCTCTGACAACAACGGTTGTAACACTTCTTTCTTTCTTTGATTCCTTGCGTCTGCAAATGTATGTATCTGCGGTCGATGttaggcttctgtgcatcaacACGatcacggaaatatccatattgggtggtatttggtcactttagacagttttccagaaaccgggagtcgtTATCTTGGACtttataaagcaaagcaaaaaaaaacaaagccttggtgttacattccgtattggaactcgaccttctgttttactatacagacttcgcagccgaataacaagtgtacaggacaattgcggggctagcgctacgatcctactgacactaacagtctccctAAGCCGGGACTTGAACATATAATgactggcttattaggccagcatcctacttcgagaccagctgggagtggACTTCATATTAAGTGGAAATCGGCCAAAGGAGGCAAATGCTCTGGTCCTTCCGATATGAGAGGCCCCCCTATTTCTGGGCCTGCCTCTTCTTAAAGGATTTTTTtactcgtcaccttccagcgaagggtaatcatttcaaaattttaaattttcttaccTCTGATTTTGTTAAGAAAAGAGCCCCGAGCCTCTAGCACCTAAACCCGGCCCTCAGAAGAGGGCTCCCAAAACctacacatgccaaatttggttccattcacttCATTTGTTCTAGAGTTGggaagaaatttgtttttcttccGTGCGGGAGCCCTCTCTttcagaagagagaggggtgtcgtacaatcatgaaaatttttcttgctcccaaactgccgctattcgcataatagtcctatgtaaaagcTGCGATTTCTATGTGAAATTTgcgaaaatgggtccatttttgcatgtttttcaagaatagccataaaaaagtaaggtttgattcGCACAACCTCTGTTTTTATGGCTACTCTTGTaaagcatgccaaaatggacccatttccgcgaaaaaaaaaaaacctaggacttttacataggactgttatgcgaatagcggcagcaaAAGTCTTAACATGACGAATTTGGTTATAtatgcttgattggttctcgagttgaacgaaaattgtgtttcatttgaatgggacccctcccttccagaagagagagggtgtcgaaccaccatgcaAATATTTCTTGGCTTTAAAAACATGTCCAATTCGGTTCTATTtacttagttttcgagatgtgcagaatttttttttaatggaacCCCTTCTTACGGAAGAGGGAACCACCACCGAACCACcatgttacccctaaaaatattcacatgaTAAAttgggttgtatttgcttgattggttatcgagttgtgcgaaatttgtgtttcatttatatcggacctcttccttccagaagagagagggtgtcgaaccaccatggaaATATCTTTTGGCTTCaaaaacttttacattttggttccatttacttgattagttacccctaaaaacatttatatgccaaatttggttgtatttcctTGATTGGTTCACGAGTTGAGCGAAATTCATGTTTCACTTGTATGGGACCCGAACAACCATTGAAAAAGTTTTCACTTTTAAAAACTTTTACCTGCCAAACTTggctccatttacttgattagttctcgagatgtgcaggaaattgtgtttcatttgtatggaatccctccctGCCAAAATAGGGAGGTGCCCCGAATTATCTTAGTAATTTTTTCCGCCCCTAAAACCTCTATATACACAAAATtccacgccgatcggttcagtagtttccgagcctatatggatcagacagacagacaggactgcaATTTTATATTATCCagaagattttattttgaaatttcgagAAACAGGTGATATGATTCTCCtttcacttttatttttttttgtggaaattaGTGGGGCAGTTAGAGACATTTCTGTAACGACATACAAACCCTGTTCGATTTTAGTACCGTTTTTATTTTGACACGGTTCGATTTtagcacacatgtgccaaaaaatgaacggtttttatcatattttttggttttcgcGTGTTTCTTTCATCTATGTTAAGTTGACGGGAAGCCCTAACGTAATTGGTAACCACGCTAGTGGCctgggttcgattcccaaagTTGACTCAGGTGTTGTCAATGGTTGTGGGGTAGCATAACCTACTTACAACCAACCCACCTGGTATATTTTCTGGACTTTTCATctcatgaggaagtaaagcatCAACGGATTGTATGTTAGGGCCCTGGGGGCCTCCTCGGGTATCGGTAATTTGTACAACAGTGGTGGATTTATACCGACGGAAAATAGgcgaataataatatatataaaaaaaaaacaatttaagctcaataaccGCCAAACGAAAGGTCTTTTATGTTGTCGGAGTAGATGGCGGTCAACCGGTTCCGGATACGGTTTTTTTGCAACTTGTAGAGCCGCGTAATCGATAAAAACTGCCAGTAACGGGGAGAACGCATTTCTCCAGTTTGTGTAATTTCAAATACTATACATTTGTTTGATTAGTGGTAAGAAGGACTTTGATAGGTGCTTGTGTTTCTTTAACGCTGCATATCGTCAATTGAATttaatactggcacaactcaaaattttgcagtcttgaatttttcatgataaacgatgccaaatactactAAGTTTCATCTCCTTAATCCCCggttcaaaattcacaaaaactcCAGAGTTATAAGTAGATGTACCCCAATGAGGTTCTAATCATATAACTTGCTTATTATAGGCACATAATAGACCTAAACACGTTCAATGAAAATCGGAAGTCCTAAAATttggaaatgaaaaaagaattgaCGCTAATTGTTTAACAATTTTTCCTCGAAACTATTTTGagttcaactgacgatatgttTCTATCATTAGAATCTGTCGTTAATAGGACGAGCCAGCGTTACAATGGAAGCTAGTAGCGCGGATTACACTTACCTCAGCGGGAATAGTTACAACACCTTCAACCTCGGCCTTCTTGTCCTCTTCTGCTTGTTCGCGCAGCGCAGCCACCACTGTTTTGGTTGCATCGTCGTTCCAATGTGTTTTGAGATATTCCTCAACATTTTTCAGTGCGTAAGGAAATAGAACGTCCTGTAAAAagagtgaaaagaaaaaaaaataatgtgaaGTAAAGTGCAATAGTGTAGGTGAACAGAGATTTAGGTGATTAAACAAAGGCAAACGAAAGACTACAGAGTTATGTACAATATTTGCGAAACTATACGAAGTATTTTTGATAATGTTTACGTCGACACAATatttttccagaaatttgatattcacaatttttcgttgaatcacatttttttgttcgatCACTAAATAAGTCACAGAAGCAAACGTTATCAATAGATCCGTGTGTATGATGATATGATTGTCCTCCACAGGGAAAGAGAGGGGTCTAACGTGATGATTTTCCTgtctatttgtttatttgtaaaaaatacaTCAACAGGCCTTGTGGCCCAACTAATTTTCTTAATCTAAGTGCTACGTGTCGACATGGGATGTAGGGTAGACGGCCCTTAGCACTAAGGGAACATACTtcaatgacgtagcattcatggtgggaggggaggggggggggaagGTATGatcattttgtgacaagctgtgacaagggcaggggcgactcgtccataggtgcaacctgtgcattgcacacggggacaccaggcagaaaaaaaatatttcaaacgcaAATGTATGTTTATATTTTATTGGTTTCCAATGTCACTTTCAACTAGTATCAAATAGAATAACTTGCGTGAttaagggccatccacatacctcgtggacagatttttcaaGGTTttgatacccccccccccctcgaaaactgcccatataaaccgtggacattacacagatcccctcccccccccccctcaaagctgtccacgtgggaTGTGGATGACTCCatacgcggacatgattgtgattacttcctCAAACTGCGGTTTTCAGAATTCGTAATAGAACAGACAGGTTCAAAAGCCGAGTTACCCCTGGACAAGGGGGGGAGGGGTTGGATTGTGATTGATGCAGCATTTTTCTTAAGGACCATTTTTTTACAGGAAAAATGTACACTCAAAAAACACTTAAACATCGCACAAAGCTTTGCAGTAGAAGCTGTCGAAAtctttttatctgtggcattcaAGACGCTTCTGAAAGCTCTTCTAGTACATAAACAATCGCTGGTATTCTCCACGCGTCGGTTAGTggtgaaaattacaaaatactcGATTATTTACAAAGCTGGTGAGcgcagcgattttttttttgcgaattcaTGAATTTTTTCTGTGGTTTCAACAGACGTGGACCGTATGGAGTTGTATAAACAATTTTTCTCCTCGTACCAAAAGACTAATTCTACAAAGCAGACAATTATATAGAGCACAGTCAACATTTTATGAAATGCTGTCAAAAATGTATGAGTAATAGATAATAAATTTGacacggtgaattttttcttcaaatttttttttataaatgttacactgctttttgtacgtttttcttAAAACGTGAGGGGGGAGGTGTCatcgaatgctacgtttttttcaggggggttgagattttgtgaccaaatgctacgagggggtatgaaaatcatgaaaaacatGCTACGTCATTCTAGTATGCTCCCTAACACTGTCTCCCATGACAAGATTTGAATAAAAAACGATTGGTGTCCATTAGACAAACATTGTACACCTGTGTTGTAatacaggtcagactcgattatccggaacatgaaaaataatttcattccggataatcgagttttccggataatcgaatcacacaaaaaatactgatattttgcgattaacgaacataaaataaatatttattttctttattttacttgtatgatgcagtggcgtaaccagaagttatttctgagacgaaaaggggtaaaatcttgagaagcaaaataaaaatgaattgtaCATTGataattttcacttaattcgaacatgtcccaaacatgccggaagtgaattaaatggtaacaaatttgccagaagggatggtaaaggcaaaatttcggaataaaaattgaaaacggacaccaaaaaaataaaattccggataatccagtctaaaattccggaaaatcgagtccgacctgtttACAGAACGGGgtaaaagcaataaaaaatcgaaattgTTAGAAAAATTAAGAACTAGGGTAGAGAACGGCTTAAGCaatagcgcctattttaatcagtcgaagaaaacaggcctcaaactcctaaatttttatcaatatcgacaacttcaatgatggaaacaaaAACTTTGATCGTCTAGCTGTCTtgcgaatataagaaataccgttaatcacacagaaatcaccattcgaaacaaatcgacctatattgcagccattcaggagccactccggatgctaaaaaaaaaaacgcctgcaaagcAGATGGAAACttcttaaaataggttcggggtgattggaatagtgtccctcgattgataactttaattgattattgttaaaattTCCTAACTtggttttacaatctgaaaacaagttttaacagagaaaaagatagagaacagattgatatacttctgtttgaatttcacatgtcgagtatttcgtctcaatacacaggcggttcctaaagctgcttagaatatatTCCCTACTCTACATGAATAAAAGTCTGCCCAGCTCTCATTGGATCGCTTCTTTTTTGTTGCCAAATAGGTCAAACTACCAATCCTTCCAAAAGAATAACGCAACATGCACTAGCATCAACAGTGAACCGCTTTATATCGGTCACATTGATTAGTGCGCCCGTATACATGCACACTTCTTACTAATTTGTGTCCTGTTCTCTTTTCTTATGCGGAGCAAACACGATAAATTGAAATGATGATGCCGCTACACATGCGTGAAgctgaataaacaaaaagtggTATATAACCTGCCGGGTTCTCGAAACTCTTAGAACTGTTAcccaattttttatttatctcaTCGAGCAAAGAAAAGGCCTACCAGCAACGGTtgactaaataaataaatcgtgaGTTGGCCATTGTTCTATATTCAGTTCAAACATTGTTAAGTATTTATTGTAATAGTTGTGGATAGTtgtgaattaaaaatattgaaatagaaGTGTGGACTTGTGGAATGCACTTTGGAAGGCGATTGCTTACTGCTTTAGGATGACAATTATCCAATGTAAAACTTCTCAAAAACCAGGTTCAACAATGCTGGTGATTGAAGTTAAGTATTATTCCGCTCGAAATTGTGTTTAATTTATAATGCTTTAATTTATATCCACCGAatcattttgaatcattttcatACTACGTGGTgcgaaaagacaaaaaaaaatcatcgtaCAATACACAGATGattatcaattcttttttggtCTATGTTTATTACTTCATTTCAGGCCAATACTAGGTTCCATATTTGAGTGATATTgatgaatttttgttttggcaTTGATCAGTAAAAAGCCGAAAAGCCTAgtaaaaatatgacaaaatgaTAGAAattatacagagtctgcagacagagtTAATGTGTttactcagcgactgtacgtatttttattttcagctcctctggaaatcaatttttgaaatataccgTGAAGGTGCCATATTCTGCGCAGTTAAGACAATTTCGAAAGTTCAACCCTAGTTCGCAGATTTTTTACAtgcatttaaacaaataataggTTCCACATGTTGTATGACTTtcgaaaatacagaaaaaaaagttagacaCATGTACAGCCAAAAACAACAGTATGAgaagaaaattttgcatttatgtTTGGTGCCTAGTTCTGCGCACTTGGTTGAGCATGTTCCTAATTCTGCGCAGTTTTGTTCCTAATTCTGAGCAGccaaaaaataacattgattgttttaacaaaattgtttatttaaaaggaaagtaatttaaacattttctgTACAAGTTTTTCCATCATTTGAAGCCTTGGTTAATGTTTGTTTTTGGCGCTTCTCTTGTACTAACTGCTTTTTCTTTTCACGGGCTACTTTTCACCTTGCAAAACTCAGTGGTCTGAAGAGGAACGTGCGATTTATGGCCatctatgaaaagtaaaatgggAAGAGCTACATTGTATAGCAGTAGCCATGGGTggagaacattttttaaatattcataaaaaatctCATGCCACCGATACATTTTTCTCCATAGACCAACCATCCGGAGTACTATTGACGATTTCTGCCGGCAGACGGGTTCCAACGAAACTAGGTCGCCCAATCGATTTAAGGTAATGTGCCACAGATGTCTTCAACTTCTGAGAATCCACCCGAAATCCAGCTCTCACTATCTGAATAATCCAATCGACAATCCGGCCTTCCTCTTGCGTTGTGAACGCTTTTGGCCTCCCGGAACGCGTCGCAGAGTTCAACTAAACACCAGCTGAAAACTTTGCACGAAGTATGCTTTCGAGAATCCCATATTTCCTTGCGGCTCGGCGTATTGAAAAGCCTCTTCTTACCTTGTCCACATTCGCAAGCATGTTGTTCTTATCATATTGCATGTGCTTCCGCCTAATTTTGCCAGAATTCATCTCTGTGGAACTGCGCATAGTTAGGAacacaaaaaacaaatttggtGCGTAAATCTGCgcattatttttttgcacttttccagTACTATGC
It includes:
- the LOC129719101 gene encoding enolase-phosphatase E1 isoform X1, whose amino-acid sequence is MAAVSFDEKVLAAKSIICDIEGTTSSVDFVKDVLFPYALKNVEEYLKTHWNDDATKTVVAALREQAEEDKKAEVEGVVTIPAEDSEDVIPDIVKNVEWQMSLDRKTGSLKTLQGLVWAKGYKDGSIKGHVYEDVSKAFEQWTQAGRKIYIYSSGSVDAQKLLFEHSEQGDLVKYLAGHYDTKIGAKQEKDSYAAILKNIEVSAEEALFLTDIIAEAKAAKEAGLNVVLLDRPGNAELSEDDRKEFTVISSFTDIPIEAVEEESTNGAGKRKIDETAQDDEAQQPPSKVVKVNGNTADEAENELPKNPAVVVENGANHTKDEQPVAEKMDVDVEMTDASAKETKPTETDVTEKTDTSAVETEISAGEKNELNRKPDSEQKKQVAKQEEIAISETKQEKEVENKPEEDKVEDKKCTETAPPPKKSKEDSEKMEIDEAKTDKDATNSKDIKEAVDSTINSTETSKQEETVAQTESTTPKAETTKEAEPKIAEKSTEIASGKPADPVEAISAKKEETAKEDITMKEAKTDATASETDVSATPEAKKEGTVAVDNLTEIKTDSTEEKKTTDTVVANVTNTVSETAPEKLEVKPAETEMVKSTEKPKEKEAVPEKEKATETVKETTTEMPVEEAHPIEEKQKEREQKADISSTVEAVPEDKRVEVTTTGPVEEVAVEAKEESMETDASPSVAAADSKPEVEKKTVTPTTTEKMETDSVKTEESKPAATEEKKNVDLEATVSTTVTEKTTENGTHQNGTSAEPTSGKEEQRVPENGEAEPKISTNGGTNGTHDEEKSDSDKENDTSSTNVEEVTDAATTNGNENDSSSTTTATSTSTASSTTDLVTEIKSKKVIDVGASAPTPPIEAES